The proteins below come from a single Saccharopolyspora sp. SCSIO 74807 genomic window:
- a CDS encoding helix-turn-helix transcriptional regulator, whose translation MIKKMGIDWHLRLRMAEQGMFQTSDLVPLLAERGIHLSREQVYRLVAQPPQRLSMDVLAALCDILGCQPGDLIEVQVVNEERRKTAEQGRAAAPPVRRSTIRRPD comes from the coding sequence GTGATCAAGAAGATGGGCATTGACTGGCACCTGCGGCTACGGATGGCCGAGCAGGGGATGTTTCAGACCTCCGACCTCGTTCCGTTGCTGGCCGAGCGGGGAATTCACCTGTCCCGCGAGCAGGTCTACCGCCTGGTGGCCCAGCCGCCGCAGCGGCTGTCGATGGACGTGCTGGCGGCGTTGTGCGACATCCTCGGCTGCCAGCCAGGCGACCTCATCGAAGTCCAGGTCGTCAACGAGGAGCGTCGCAAGACCGCCGAGCAGGGGCGCGCGGCCGCGCCGCCGGTGCGGCGCAGCACGATCCGGCGGCCGGACTGA
- a CDS encoding site-specific integrase: MLTDGVVHLDPAPAVFAAMLEGWARQQRVRFLRDETIKRRLDLLRRLHRFSELYPWQWNVGEVEAFFDHLRSGSRPIAVSTARGYQTDLRMFLDYLVDARYGWTELCSEKFAEVPRQLLHPENSVVHAAEFEGRPGRRPLSYDEVQELFDAADGRVEHIRARGRKGALAAQRGAVMLKTIYAFGLRRREAWGLDVVDFRRNPKVREFGQFGGVFVRWGKSSRGGPPKRRTVLLVPEMDWVVPVLEQWVAELRPLFSPGKHPAVWITERRGRLSYRKIDQLFAVVRDEAGLDPELDLHCLRHSYVTHLIEFGYPEKFVQDQVGHSYASTTALYSGVSDEYRNRLLTSALRSRNSDLWESTS, translated from the coding sequence GTGCTGACCGACGGGGTGGTGCATCTCGACCCGGCGCCGGCGGTGTTCGCGGCGATGTTGGAGGGTTGGGCGCGTCAGCAGCGTGTCCGGTTCTTACGGGACGAGACGATCAAGCGGCGGCTTGATCTGCTGCGGCGCCTGCACCGGTTCTCCGAGCTGTACCCCTGGCAGTGGAATGTGGGTGAGGTCGAGGCGTTCTTCGATCACCTGCGGTCCGGTTCGCGGCCGATCGCGGTGTCGACCGCGCGGGGCTATCAGACGGACCTGCGGATGTTTCTCGACTACCTGGTCGATGCCCGTTATGGGTGGACCGAGCTGTGCAGCGAGAAGTTCGCGGAGGTGCCGCGACAGCTGCTGCATCCGGAGAACAGTGTCGTGCACGCCGCGGAGTTCGAGGGGCGGCCGGGACGTCGGCCGTTGAGCTACGACGAGGTTCAGGAGCTGTTCGACGCCGCTGACGGCAGGGTGGAGCACATCCGGGCCCGAGGCCGTAAGGGCGCTCTGGCTGCCCAGCGGGGTGCGGTGATGCTCAAGACCATCTATGCCTTCGGACTGCGACGCCGCGAGGCCTGGGGCCTGGATGTGGTCGACTTCCGCCGCAACCCGAAAGTGCGGGAGTTTGGCCAGTTCGGCGGGGTGTTCGTGCGCTGGGGCAAGTCCTCACGGGGTGGCCCGCCGAAGCGGCGCACGGTGTTGCTGGTGCCGGAGATGGACTGGGTCGTGCCGGTGTTGGAGCAGTGGGTGGCTGAATTGCGGCCGCTGTTTAGCCCCGGCAAGCACCCCGCGGTGTGGATCACCGAGCGGCGGGGCCGGTTGAGTTACCGCAAGATTGACCAGCTCTTCGCGGTCGTGCGCGACGAGGCCGGTCTGGACCCGGAGCTGGATCTGCATTGCCTGCGCCATTCCTACGTCACGCACCTGATCGAGTTCGGCTACCCGGAGAAGTTCGTCCAGGACCAGGTGGGCCATTCCTACGCCTCGACAACCGCCCTGTACTCCGGGGTTTCCGACGAGTACCGCAACCGGCTGCTGACCAGCGCGCTGCGGTCACGCAACAGCGACCTGTGGGAGAGCACCTCGTGA